One genomic window of Leopardus geoffroyi isolate Oge1 chromosome C3, O.geoffroyi_Oge1_pat1.0, whole genome shotgun sequence includes the following:
- the MTERF3 gene encoding transcription termination factor 3, mitochondrial isoform X1, with the protein MALSAQQIPRWFNSVKLSSFITATQLGKQFQRRGKTLSHGFSAQPQMSSDNCFLPWGFKTYRTSSLWNSSQSTNSSRQEISSAQSALLPSVNEQTQKTQKMPSFDSELSLEALDDLPPLSPLQPVSEEEAIQIIADPPLPPDTFTLRDYVDHSETLQKLVLLGVDLSKIEKHPDAANLLLRLDFEKDIKQILVFLKDLGIEDNQLGTYLTKNYAIFSEDLENLKTRVAYLQSKNFSKAHIAQMVRNAPFLLSFSVERLDNRLGFFQKELELSVKKTRDLIVRLPRLLTGSLEPVKENMKVYRLELGFKHNEIQHMITQVPKMLTANKRKLTEIFDYVHNVMSIPHHLIVRFPQVFNTRLFKIKERHLFLTYLGRAQYDPTKLNYISLDKLVSVPDEIFCEEIAKASVQDFEKFLKTL; encoded by the exons ATGGCTTTGTCAGCCCAACAGATACCCAGATGGTTCAATTCAGTTAAGTTGAGTAGCTTCATTACAGCTACACAACTCGGAAAACAGTTTCAGAGACGAGGAAAAACATTGTCTCATGGCTTTTCTGCTCAGCCACAGATGTCCTCTGACAATTGCTTTCTCCCGTGGGGATTTAAGACTTATAGGACTTCCTCCTTGTGGAATAGTTCCCAGTCTACGAACTCAAGTAGGCAAGAGATTAGTTCTGCCCAGAGTGCTCTGCTTCCTTCCGTCAATGAGCAGACACAGAAGACACAAAAGATGCCCAGCTTTGATTCTGAGCTGTCTCTAGAAG CACTGGACGATTTGCCTCCATTGTCTCCGTTGCAGCCAGTTTCCGAGGAGGAGGCCATTCAGATTATTGCAGACCCTCCATTGCCCCCAGATACATTCACACTTCGAGACTATGTGGATCATTCTGAGACTCTGCAGAAATTAGTGCTTCTAG GAGTGGATCTCTCAAAGATAGAAAAACATCCAGATGCAGCCAACCTCCTTCTGAGACTGGATTTTGAAAAAGACATTAAGCAAATACTCGTGTTTCTTAAAGATTTGGGTATAGAGGATAACCAACTGGGAACATACCTGACTAAAAACTATGCTATTTTCTCTGAAGACCTTGAAAATCTTAAGACCAG aGTGGCTTATCTACAGTCAAAAAATTTCAGTAAGGCACATATTGCACAGATGGTCAGAAATGCACCATTTTTGCTGAGTTTTTCAGTGGAAAGATTGGATAACAGATTGGGATTTTTTCAGAAAGAACTTGAACTTAGCGTGAAGAAG ACTAGAGATCTGATAGTTCGTCTCCCAAGGCTACTAACTGGAAGTCTGGAACCtgtgaaagaaaacatgaag GTTTATCGTCTTGAACTAGGTTTCAAACATAATGAAATTCAACATATGATCACCCAAGTCCCAAAGATGTTAACTGCAAATAAGAGGAAACTTACAGAGATTTTCGACTATGTGCACAATGTGATGAGCATTCCCCACCACCTCATTGTCAGGTTCCCACAG gtatTTAATACAAGGTTGTTTAAAATCAAGGAAAGACATTTGTTTCTTACCTATTTAGGAAGAGCACAGTATGATCCAACAAAACTTAACTACATTTCTTTGGACAAATTAGTGTCTGTGCCTGATGAAATATTTTGTGAAGAGATTGCGAAAGCCTCAGTACAGGActttgaaaaattcttaaaaactctCTAG
- the MTERF3 gene encoding transcription termination factor 3, mitochondrial isoform X2: MRVDLSKIEKHPDAANLLLRLDFEKDIKQILVFLKDLGIEDNQLGTYLTKNYAIFSEDLENLKTRVAYLQSKNFSKAHIAQMVRNAPFLLSFSVERLDNRLGFFQKELELSVKKTRDLIVRLPRLLTGSLEPVKENMKVYRLELGFKHNEIQHMITQVPKMLTANKRKLTEIFDYVHNVMSIPHHLIVRFPQVFNTRLFKIKERHLFLTYLGRAQYDPTKLNYISLDKLVSVPDEIFCEEIAKASVQDFEKFLKTL, from the exons ATGA GAGTGGATCTCTCAAAGATAGAAAAACATCCAGATGCAGCCAACCTCCTTCTGAGACTGGATTTTGAAAAAGACATTAAGCAAATACTCGTGTTTCTTAAAGATTTGGGTATAGAGGATAACCAACTGGGAACATACCTGACTAAAAACTATGCTATTTTCTCTGAAGACCTTGAAAATCTTAAGACCAG aGTGGCTTATCTACAGTCAAAAAATTTCAGTAAGGCACATATTGCACAGATGGTCAGAAATGCACCATTTTTGCTGAGTTTTTCAGTGGAAAGATTGGATAACAGATTGGGATTTTTTCAGAAAGAACTTGAACTTAGCGTGAAGAAG ACTAGAGATCTGATAGTTCGTCTCCCAAGGCTACTAACTGGAAGTCTGGAACCtgtgaaagaaaacatgaag GTTTATCGTCTTGAACTAGGTTTCAAACATAATGAAATTCAACATATGATCACCCAAGTCCCAAAGATGTTAACTGCAAATAAGAGGAAACTTACAGAGATTTTCGACTATGTGCACAATGTGATGAGCATTCCCCACCACCTCATTGTCAGGTTCCCACAG gtatTTAATACAAGGTTGTTTAAAATCAAGGAAAGACATTTGTTTCTTACCTATTTAGGAAGAGCACAGTATGATCCAACAAAACTTAACTACATTTCTTTGGACAAATTAGTGTCTGTGCCTGATGAAATATTTTGTGAAGAGATTGCGAAAGCCTCAGTACAGGActttgaaaaattcttaaaaactctCTAG